In the genome of Lactobacillus intestinalis, the window ATCCCATACATCTTAAACGAATATCAGCACCCATGCGCACAATCTCCCAATCATTGGTCTGACAAGCATGAGGCTTCTTCATTTGTACAGTATCGCCCAAATCATATGAATCATTTTTAATCATCGAGATCAACCCCTAAAATGTTAAGGATTCGGTTCAATTCTTCAGTTGAAGCAAAATCAATTGAAAGGTGTCCCTTACCCTTTTTATTTTCAGAAATATTGACAGTTGAACCAAATTTATTAGCCAATTGACTTTCGCTAGCTCTAATAAAAGCAGATTTTTTAGCTGGCTTTTTTTGTGCCTTTTTAGCATTTAACTTAGCCACTAAGGCCTCCACTTTTCTAACTGGCATTTCTTCGCGTACAACGCGTTTTGCCACATCATCGATACGGCTCTTATCTTTTAAACCAAGTAAAGTTCTAGCTTGTCCCATGGAAAGATCTCCGTGTTGAAGCAAACGTTTAGTCTTACTTGGAAGCGTCAATAAACGTAAGTAATTAGCAATATAAGGACGAGACTTGCCCATTCTCTTAGAAACTTCTTCTTGAGTTAAGCCAAGATTCTTTTGAAGCATATCATAAGCTTGAGCTTCTTCTAATGGAGTTAAGTCTTCTCTTTGTAAGTTTTCTAAGACAGCAACTTCCATCATTTCGCTTTCATCAAACTTGCGAATGATAGCAGGGATAGTTTCCTTTTTAGCAAGCTTAGATGCTCTAAAGCGTCGCTCACCAGCAATAATTTCATAGCCATTGACAGATTTGCGGACGATAATGGGTTGAAAGACACCATTTTCTTTGATGGAATCTGACAATTCTTTTAAGCTCTTATCATCAAAAGTCTTTCTGGGTTGATATGGATTGGGGCGAATTTCACTTAAATTGAGTTCTTGAATTTCCTCAGCTTGTTCAACTTGGGGTTCATCTTCAAACAAAGCTTCAATTCCGCGACCTAAGCCACCCTTTTTTCTTGGTTCGTTATTTCTTGAGTCTCTTACCATGAGCTTTTAAAACCTCTTTTGCTAAATCATCATAAACCTTGGCACCACGTGAACGAGGAGCATATTCAGTAATTGGCTGTCCATAACTTGGAGCTTCGGCCAATTTAGTAATTCTAGGAATAATTGTCTTATAGACCTTTTTATTAAAGTAAGATTGAACTTCTTTAACCACCTCAGCTCCCAGATTAGTTCGAGCGTCAAGCATTGTGAGCAATACTCCTTCAACTCCTAAATCCTTATTGAAGTGCTTTTGCACCAATCTAATCGTATTTAAAAGTTGACTCAATCCTTCCATGGCATAATATTCACTTTGAACAGGAATCAAAATTGAATCAGATGCAGTAAAAGCATTAATTGAAAGCTGTCCCAAAGACGGCGGACAATCCACAAAAATAAAATCATAGTCATCGTTCACTGTATCTAGCGCTGATTTTAGTCTAGTTTCACGTGCCATCATGCTAATCAATTCAGTTTCAGCTCCAGACAAGTTAATCGTTGCTGGAACAATATCCAACTTTTTAGTTGAAGTATGGTGAATAGTTTCTTTTAGAGGGACTTCATCAATTAAAACATTGTAAATGTCCTGGTCAATCTCTGATTTTTCGATTCCTAAACCAGAAGTAGCGTTTCCTTGAGGGTCAATATCAACAATTAAAACGCGGTAACCACGGTCGGCAATTGAAGCTGCTAAATTAATGGTAGTGGTAGTTTTACCAACACCACCTTTTTGGTTAGCAACTGAAATTACATTTACCATCTATGCTTCCCCTCCTATTTTCTTTTCATTTCAATTGTAATGCGGTAATCATCTGGATTATTATTTTCCTTTACCTTAACTTCAATTCCAGATTCTTCAGCAAGTTTAACAGCGCGTTTAATAGTGTTAATTTGAACTTTTAAGTCCTTAGGCATTTTATTAACTACACGCTTCTTTGACTCTGATTTTCCTTGCTTTTTAGCTTTCTTAGTCTTTGGGTTAAAGTATCCGTCTACATCTTTAACAATAGCTTCAGTTTCTTTAACATTTAATCCCTTAGCCAAAACTTCATTAAGAACTTTTTCTTGCGTCTTTTCATCAAGACCAACCAAGGCACGACCATGACGAGCTGAAATATTGCCATCGATTAAAGATGCTTGAACCTTTGGAGTAAGTTTAAGCAAACGCAACTTATTAGCAACGTAAGATTGAGACTTACCCATTTCCTTAGCTAAAGCAGTTTGAGTTAAATCATTGAGTTTCATCAAATTCTTGTATGCTTGAGCTTCATCAATTGGGTTCAAGTTTTCTCTTTGTAAGTTTTCAATTACAGCAAGAGAAGCAGCTTGATCGTCATCCATTTCTTTAACAATAGCTGGAATAGTTTCCCAACCTAAACTTTGAGCAGCACGGTAACGACGTTCACCAGCAATAATTTCATAACCATTATCAGATTCTCTAACCACAATTGGTTGAAGCAAACCTTCTTTATCCAAGGTTTGAGCTAACTCACTGATTGATTCCTCGGAGAATTGATGTCTTGGTTGATATTGATTTGGTTCAATTTTATCTAAAGCTAAATCCTGAATTTGTTTATTTTTTGGGACTTCATCACGATGTCCAAAAGAAAAGAATGCCATAATAATCTCCTCCAATACTATTTTTACTTAATTGGTTTCTTTCTTGGTGTACCAGCTTGACGTGGATATTTTTTAGGGGTATTTTTAATTTTTTGAATCAAAACTAAGGTCCGTTCTTCGTCGCTATTTGGCAAAGTAAGCTCCTTATCTTTGATCAATTTCCCACCAAGTACACTTAGAGCTTTTTGACCTGTTTTGAGTTCATCTTCAGCCTTCGGACCCTTCAAAGCAATAAAATATCCGTCTTTTTTAACAAGAGGTAAGCAATATTCACTTAAAACTGTCATATTGGCCACAGCACGAGCTGTTACTAGATCAAACTTTTCACGATACTTACTGTTTTGACCTACATCTTCAGCACGACCATGGACTAATTCCACATCACTTAGGCCTAGCTTTTCAACTAATCCTTTCAAAAAAGTCAATCTCTTAGCTAAGGAATCTACAATAGTGATCTTCAAACTTGGCATAATAATCTTAATAGGAATTGATGGAAAGCCTGCGCCGGCTCCCACATCACAAAGAGTCATGTTCTCTTTAAATACATCCCCAAATTCAAATAAAGACGTAATGCTGTCGTAAAAGTGCTTTAAATAAACATCTTTTTCTTCAGTAATGCGCGTAAGGTTAACATGCTTATTAGTTTCAATTAAATCCTCAAAATATAATTGAAACTGCTTTTTTTGTTTTTCAGTTAAATCAATGTTATGTTTTGACAATTCTTCAATAAATTTATCAGGATTCATTTTTCACCCGTGAAACCGTGTTTCACACTTTCTAAATTTAACACTTTTTCAGCCCTCAATGAAGGCTAGTTCATTAAGTACAATTATGAATTATTTTTTATAAATCGTCAAAGTTTCACAACCAAAAATAAGGTATAATTTTGTGAAAAGGAAGGTTGAAAATATGATAGTTACTCTTATTGTTTTGTTGTATTTAGCCTACAGAGCATATATGGGCTATAAAACTGGCTTTACGCGCTATATTATTAATTTGATTTTTAGTGCGCTGGTATTTATGATTGCGATTTTTACCCAAAATCCATTGGGCAACTGGCTATATTCTGAAATCACAGGTCATCAAATCCAAACCAATTTAACTGTGGAAACTAATTTGATGATTTTCAGATTTATTGCCTTCTTTATTGTTTTATTTGTCGGTAGAGAAATAGTTAAAATCTTCAAATCATGGCTACCAAGTCAAAATCCTCACGCTACAAGTGTGGGAAGTATGTTAGACGGAGTTTTAGGAGCAATTGCATCCCTAATTGCTGGCTACTTCTTAGTATATGTAGTGTTATCAATGTTTAATGCAATCCAGAATCCATGGTTTTTGCAACAAACTGTGGATTCTCCTATATTGCGCTTTATCATTTACAACACTCCAGGTTTATCTAATGGTATCTTTAACAGCGTATTCAGTATCGGAAAGACCGTCGGATAAAAGACTTCCTAATGTTGGATAAAGCTTTCGTTAAAGAAACAGCTCTTAATAATTGTATCTTCCATACTGATCAAGTCTGTCAATATCGGAATCCAAAATACCAATGTGTTTTATGACCAAGAGTACAAGAAGAATAAATTAAGAGGCTTAACTCCGAAAGAATATCGGAATCAAGCCTCTTTTAAATTGGTTACTTTTTAGATCTCAGTTCATACTGAAAGTCGTCATATTCTGTATTATTCAACTATTTTAGTCTTACTAATTAAGCAACTAAATAGACAATTCACTAGAAGAAAGCAAGCTTGCACAACGATTTGATAACATGGTTAAGTGTATAAT includes:
- a CDS encoding ParB/RepB/Spo0J family partition protein; translation: MVRDSRNNEPRKKGGLGRGIEALFEDEPQVEQAEEIQELNLSEIRPNPYQPRKTFDDKSLKELSDSIKENGVFQPIIVRKSVNGYEIIAGERRFRASKLAKKETIPAIIRKFDESEMMEVAVLENLQREDLTPLEEAQAYDMLQKNLGLTQEEVSKRMGKSRPYIANYLRLLTLPSKTKRLLQHGDLSMGQARTLLGLKDKSRIDDVAKRVVREEMPVRKVEALVAKLNAKKAQKKPAKKSAFIRASESQLANKFGSTVNISENKKGKGHLSIDFASTEELNRILNILGVDLDD
- a CDS encoding ParA family protein encodes the protein MVNVISVANQKGGVGKTTTTINLAASIADRGYRVLIVDIDPQGNATSGLGIEKSEIDQDIYNVLIDEVPLKETIHHTSTKKLDIVPATINLSGAETELISMMARETRLKSALDTVNDDYDFIFVDCPPSLGQLSINAFTASDSILIPVQSEYYAMEGLSQLLNTIRLVQKHFNKDLGVEGVLLTMLDARTNLGAEVVKEVQSYFNKKVYKTIIPRITKLAEAPSYGQPITEYAPRSRGAKVYDDLAKEVLKAHGKRLKK
- the noc gene encoding nucleoid occlusion protein; the protein is MAFFSFGHRDEVPKNKQIQDLALDKIEPNQYQPRHQFSEESISELAQTLDKEGLLQPIVVRESDNGYEIIAGERRYRAAQSLGWETIPAIVKEMDDDQAASLAVIENLQRENLNPIDEAQAYKNLMKLNDLTQTALAKEMGKSQSYVANKLRLLKLTPKVQASLIDGNISARHGRALVGLDEKTQEKVLNEVLAKGLNVKETEAIVKDVDGYFNPKTKKAKKQGKSESKKRVVNKMPKDLKVQINTIKRAVKLAEESGIEVKVKENNNPDDYRITIEMKRK
- the rsmG gene encoding 16S rRNA (guanine(527)-N(7))-methyltransferase RsmG → MNPDKFIEELSKHNIDLTEKQKKQFQLYFEDLIETNKHVNLTRITEEKDVYLKHFYDSITSLFEFGDVFKENMTLCDVGAGAGFPSIPIKIIMPSLKITIVDSLAKRLTFLKGLVEKLGLSDVELVHGRAEDVGQNSKYREKFDLVTARAVANMTVLSEYCLPLVKKDGYFIALKGPKAEDELKTGQKALSVLGGKLIKDKELTLPNSDEERTLVLIQKIKNTPKKYPRQAGTPRKKPIK
- a CDS encoding CvpA family protein, with the translated sequence MIVTLIVLLYLAYRAYMGYKTGFTRYIINLIFSALVFMIAIFTQNPLGNWLYSEITGHQIQTNLTVETNLMIFRFIAFFIVLFVGREIVKIFKSWLPSQNPHATSVGSMLDGVLGAIASLIAGYFLVYVVLSMFNAIQNPWFLQQTVDSPILRFIIYNTPGLSNGIFNSVFSIGKTVG